Proteins from a single region of Diaphorobacter limosus:
- the lepA gene encoding translation elongation factor 4, which yields MNHIRNFSIIAHIDHGKSTLADRIIQRCGGLAEREMEAQVLDSMDIEKERGITIKAQTAALSYKARDGQVYNLNLIDTPGHVDFSYEVSRSLSACEGALLVVDASQGVEAQTVANCYTALDLGVEVLPVLNKMDLPQADPDNAKAEIEDVIGIDAGEAIAISAKTGMGIDDVLEQIVAKVPAPRGKPEAPLRAMIIDSWFDSYVGVVMLVRIVDGELKKGERFKMMATGAAYEANQLGVFTPANVQRDALKAGEVGFIIAGIKELKAAKVGDTITLEKKLPNNLGPATEALPGFKEIQPQVFAGLYPTEANQYDQLRDALEKLQLNDASLRFEPEVSQALGFGFRCGFLGLLHMEIVQERLEREFDQDLITTAPSVVYEVVKGDGELIQVENPSKMPEQGRIQEVREPIVTVHLYMPQDYVGPVMTLANQKRGVQMNMAYHGRQVMLTYEMPLGEIVLDFFDKLKSVSRGYASMDYEFKEYRASDVVKVDILLNGEKVDALSIIVHRTQAAYRGRAVAAKMREIISRQMFDVAIQAAIGANIIARETIKALRKNVLAKCYGGDITRKRKLLEKQKAGKKRMKQIGSVEVPQEAFLAILQVEE from the coding sequence ATGAACCACATCAGAAATTTTTCGATCATTGCGCACATTGATCACGGCAAGTCCACGCTTGCTGATCGCATCATCCAGCGCTGCGGCGGGCTTGCCGAGCGCGAGATGGAGGCCCAGGTGCTCGACTCGATGGACATCGAGAAGGAGCGCGGCATCACCATCAAGGCGCAGACCGCTGCCCTCTCATACAAGGCGCGCGACGGACAGGTCTACAACCTGAACCTGATCGACACGCCCGGCCATGTGGACTTTTCCTACGAAGTGAGCCGATCGCTGTCGGCCTGCGAGGGGGCGCTGCTGGTGGTCGATGCCTCCCAGGGCGTGGAGGCGCAGACCGTGGCCAACTGTTACACGGCGCTGGATCTGGGCGTGGAAGTCCTGCCCGTGCTCAACAAGATGGATCTGCCGCAGGCCGACCCGGACAACGCCAAGGCCGAGATCGAGGACGTGATCGGTATCGATGCGGGTGAGGCAATAGCCATTTCGGCCAAGACCGGCATGGGCATAGACGATGTGCTCGAGCAGATCGTCGCCAAGGTGCCGGCGCCGCGCGGCAAGCCCGAAGCGCCACTGCGCGCCATGATCATCGACAGCTGGTTCGACAGCTACGTGGGCGTGGTGATGCTGGTGCGTATCGTCGATGGCGAACTGAAGAAGGGCGAGCGCTTCAAGATGATGGCCACCGGCGCCGCCTATGAGGCCAACCAGCTTGGCGTCTTCACCCCCGCTAACGTGCAGCGCGATGCGCTCAAGGCGGGCGAGGTCGGGTTCATCATCGCCGGCATCAAGGAGCTGAAGGCTGCCAAGGTGGGTGACACCATCACGCTGGAGAAAAAGCTGCCCAACAACCTCGGACCCGCCACCGAGGCACTTCCCGGCTTCAAGGAGATCCAGCCCCAGGTGTTCGCCGGGCTCTACCCCACCGAGGCCAACCAGTACGACCAGTTGCGCGATGCGCTGGAAAAGCTGCAGCTCAACGATGCCTCGCTGCGTTTCGAGCCTGAGGTGTCGCAGGCACTGGGCTTTGGTTTTCGCTGCGGCTTTCTGGGCCTGTTGCACATGGAGATCGTGCAGGAGCGCCTGGAGCGCGAGTTCGACCAGGACCTGATCACCACCGCACCCAGCGTGGTGTATGAAGTGGTCAAGGGCGACGGCGAGCTGATCCAGGTGGAAAACCCCTCCAAGATGCCCGAGCAGGGCCGTATCCAGGAGGTGCGCGAGCCCATCGTCACGGTGCACCTGTACATGCCGCAGGACTATGTGGGGCCGGTGATGACGCTGGCCAACCAGAAGCGCGGCGTGCAGATGAACATGGCCTACCACGGCCGCCAGGTCATGCTGACCTATGAGATGCCACTGGGCGAGATCGTGCTGGACTTCTTCGACAAGCTCAAGTCGGTGTCGCGTGGCTATGCGTCGATGGACTACGAGTTCAAGGAGTACCGCGCCTCGGACGTGGTCAAGGTGGACATCCTGCTCAATGGCGAGAAGGTCGATGCCCTGTCCATCATCGTGCACCGCACGCAGGCGGCCTACCGCGGCCGTGCCGTGGCGGCGAAGATGCGCGAGATCATCAGCCGCCAGATGTTCGATGTGGCCATACAGGCGGCGATCGGCGCCAACATCATCGCGCGCGAGACCATCAAGGCGCTGCGCAAGAACGTGCTCGCCAAGTGCTATGGCGGCGACATCACGCGCAAGAGGAAGCTGCTGGAAAAGCAAAAGGCGGGCAAGAAGCGCATGAAGCAGATCGGCTCGGTGGAAGTGCCCCAGGAGGCCTTCCTGGCCATCCTGCAAGTGGAGGAATGA
- the lepB gene encoding signal peptidase I produces the protein MQAMQYITAAVLAAFVSYIGAWYMGAIEGNFALLLLLATVVTGAYWLAERIVFLPQRRQAAQAIEDAAAQRRAELDRMGIKKVDGDVAEAKGRILMQPWWLDWTAGLFPVIAVVFLLRSFLFEPFKIPSGSMIPTLLVGDLILVNKFTYGLRLPVINTKITQGNPVQRGDVMVFRYPPQPSMDYIKRVVGLPGDEVAYLDKRLTVNGQPVPTTALPDFFEQDSMRYFRQFEEQLGTHKHRLLNSPEAPAFVQGASNFKFRDQCRYSVEGVTCKVPEGHYFLMGDNRDNSLDSRYWGFVPDENIVGKAFFVWMNFGNLKRIGSFN, from the coding sequence GTGCAAGCCATGCAATACATCACGGCCGCGGTGCTCGCGGCGTTTGTGAGCTATATCGGCGCCTGGTATATGGGCGCCATCGAGGGCAATTTCGCGCTGCTGCTGCTGCTGGCCACCGTGGTCACGGGCGCCTACTGGCTGGCCGAACGCATTGTGTTTCTGCCGCAGCGGCGCCAGGCGGCGCAGGCGATCGAGGATGCCGCGGCGCAGCGCCGTGCCGAGCTTGACCGCATGGGCATCAAGAAGGTCGATGGCGACGTGGCCGAGGCCAAGGGCCGCATCCTCATGCAGCCCTGGTGGCTGGATTGGACGGCAGGCCTGTTCCCGGTGATTGCCGTGGTGTTCCTGCTGCGCTCCTTCCTGTTCGAGCCCTTCAAGATCCCCTCGGGCTCGATGATTCCCACGCTGCTGGTGGGCGACCTGATTTTGGTGAACAAGTTCACCTACGGCCTGCGCCTGCCGGTGATCAACACCAAGATCACGCAGGGCAATCCGGTGCAGCGCGGCGATGTGATGGTGTTCCGCTACCCGCCCCAGCCGAGCATGGACTACATCAAGCGCGTCGTCGGCCTGCCCGGCGACGAGGTGGCGTATCTGGACAAGCGCCTCACGGTCAACGGCCAACCCGTTCCGACCACGGCGCTGCCGGACTTTTTCGAGCAGGACAGCATGCGCTACTTCCGCCAGTTCGAGGAGCAACTGGGCACGCACAAACACCGTTTGTTGAACAGCCCCGAGGCCCCGGCCTTCGTGCAGGGGGCGAGCAATTTCAAGTTCCGCGATCAGTGCCGATATAGCGTGGAGGGCGTCACCTGCAAGGTGCCCGAGGGCCACTATTTCCTGATGGGTGACAACCGTGATAATTCGCTCGATTCGCGCTACTGGGGCTTCGTGCCCGACGAGAACATCGTTGGCAAGGCCTTCTTCGTGTGGATGAATTTTGGCAACCTCAAGCGCATCGGGTCGTTCAACTAG
- a CDS encoding DUF4845 domain-containing protein — protein sequence MGLHRSATRARQRGLSFIGVIFVGLIAVAAFAIGGQSVPVFLEYANIKKAAAKAARDGNTVPEIRAAFDRAAQIDDIHSISGKDLEITKRNDKVVVSFNYSREIPLAGPAYLVYRFQESTN from the coding sequence ATGGGTTTGCACCGCAGCGCAACGCGTGCGCGCCAACGGGGGCTGTCGTTCATTGGCGTGATCTTTGTCGGCCTGATCGCCGTGGCGGCATTTGCCATTGGCGGGCAGTCGGTGCCGGTGTTCCTCGAATACGCCAACATCAAGAAGGCGGCCGCCAAGGCCGCGCGCGACGGCAACACGGTGCCCGAGATCCGCGCCGCATTCGACCGCGCGGCGCAGATTGACGACATCCATTCCATTTCCGGCAAGGACCTGGAGATCACCAAGCGCAACGACAAGGTGGTGGTGTCGTTCAACTACTCGCGCGAGATCCCGCTGGCGGGGCCGGCCTACCTGGTCTACCGCTTCCAAGAATCGACGAATTAG
- the rnc gene encoding ribonuclease III — protein MPADSLSALQHRLQHRFSDPSLLQRAVTHRSYSSEHNERLEFLGDSVLNLAVSSLLFRRMQGLPEGELSRVRALLVKQDSLHRIAMRLQLPQVLRLGEGESKSGGKLRPSILADALEAIIGAVYLDAGYDQAEALVHRLLEGVELSPRLQEAAKDAKTALQEWLQGRKMKLPQYQVIDTTGAAHNQVFHVECLVAELQLTARGSGASRRAAEQAAASAMLAQLKVKQA, from the coding sequence GTGCCAGCCGACAGTCTCTCTGCGCTGCAGCATCGGTTGCAGCACCGGTTCTCAGACCCCTCGCTGCTGCAGCGTGCCGTCACGCATCGCAGCTACTCCTCAGAGCACAACGAACGCCTGGAATTCCTTGGCGACTCGGTGCTGAACCTGGCCGTCTCCAGCCTGCTGTTCAGGCGCATGCAGGGCCTGCCCGAGGGTGAGCTCTCGCGCGTGCGTGCCCTGCTGGTCAAGCAGGACTCGCTCCACCGCATTGCCATGCGCCTGCAGCTGCCCCAGGTGCTGCGCCTGGGCGAGGGCGAGTCCAAGTCCGGCGGCAAGCTGCGTCCGTCCATCCTGGCCGACGCGCTGGAGGCCATCATCGGCGCTGTCTATCTGGACGCGGGCTACGACCAGGCCGAGGCCCTGGTGCACCGCCTGTTAGAGGGCGTGGAGCTGAGCCCGCGCCTGCAGGAGGCCGCCAAGGACGCCAAGACCGCATTGCAGGAGTGGCTGCAGGGTCGCAAAATGAAGCTGCCGCAGTACCAGGTGATAGACACCACGGGCGCGGCGCACAACCAGGTGTTCCATGTCGAGTGCCTGGTGGCCGAGCTGCAACTGACAGCGCGCGGCAGCGGCGCATCGCGCCGCGCGGCAGAGCAGGCCGCCGCCAGCGCCATGCTGGCCCAACTGAAAGTGAAACAGGCATGA
- the era gene encoding GTPase Era has protein sequence MNAMNTEAGDAHESGASGQIDQNQQNDLEAMLAAARPGTGAPADAAGQRCGLIAIVGKPNVGKSTLMNALVGQKISITSRKAQTTRHRITGIRTRGATQFVFVDTPGFQTRHSTALNKSLNKTVIGAIGDVDLILFVVEAGSFTLADAKVLSLFKPGIPTLLIANKLDTVHRRADIAPWLKSMQERHPFAEFVPMSAKKRDDIERLYGICEKYLPEQAWWYAEDELTDRSEKFLASETVREKLFRFTGDELPYTSTVVIDKFDEEASKQHKRFLRIAATIVVERDSHKAMIIGEKGERLKRISTEARQELEKLMDAKVFLEVWVKVRSGWADDEARVRSFGYE, from the coding sequence ATGAATGCTATGAATACTGAAGCTGGTGACGCCCATGAGTCGGGCGCCAGCGGCCAAATAGACCAAAACCAACAGAACGACCTGGAGGCCATGCTGGCCGCCGCGCGCCCCGGCACCGGCGCGCCAGCCGACGCGGCCGGTCAGCGCTGCGGCCTGATCGCCATCGTCGGCAAGCCCAACGTGGGCAAGTCGACGCTGATGAACGCCCTGGTCGGCCAGAAGATCAGCATCACCAGCCGCAAGGCGCAGACCACGCGCCACCGCATCACCGGCATACGCACGCGCGGTGCCACGCAGTTCGTGTTTGTCGATACCCCCGGCTTTCAGACCCGGCACAGCACGGCGCTGAACAAATCGCTGAACAAGACCGTGATCGGCGCGATCGGCGACGTGGATCTGATCCTGTTCGTCGTCGAGGCCGGCAGCTTCACCCTGGCCGACGCCAAGGTCTTGAGCCTGTTCAAGCCCGGCATCCCCACGCTGCTCATTGCCAACAAGCTCGACACCGTGCACCGCCGCGCCGACATCGCGCCCTGGCTCAAGAGCATGCAGGAGCGCCACCCGTTCGCCGAGTTCGTGCCCATGTCGGCCAAGAAGCGTGACGACATCGAGCGCCTCTACGGCATCTGCGAAAAATACCTGCCCGAGCAGGCCTGGTGGTACGCCGAGGACGAGTTGACCGACCGCAGCGAGAAGTTTCTGGCCAGCGAGACGGTGCGCGAAAAGCTGTTTCGCTTCACCGGCGACGAGCTGCCCTACACCTCCACCGTGGTCATCGACAAGTTCGACGAAGAGGCGAGCAAGCAGCACAAACGCTTTCTGCGCATCGCGGCCACCATCGTGGTCGAGCGCGACAGCCACAAGGCCATGATCATCGGTGAGAAGGGCGAGCGCCTGAAGCGCATCAGCACCGAGGCGCGCCAGGAGCTGGAAAAGCTCATGGACGCCAAGGTGTTCCTGGAGGTCTGGGTCAAGGTGCGCTCGGGCTGGGCCGACGACGAGGCCCGCGTGCGCTCGTTTGGCTATGAGTGA
- the recO gene encoding DNA repair protein RecO encodes MATRRIADEPAFILHSYDWSESSLILECFTRHHGRVALVAKGAKKPTSNFRPVLLPLQPLRLGWTWGGEVGQGEIHALKGAEWVGGHVMPVGDALLSGLYLNELLMRLLAREDTHAPLFDLYAGVVRVLGSGEHGEALEPVLRAFELLLLREIGLLPALDTETATLAPLADASRYTLLAEGGLRAATPDDRAALSGAQWQALQRSLDEDGAASYGAVLRVVAGRGFAAAAELKAQLRALLQYHCGSPLLRTRQLMMDLQSL; translated from the coding sequence ATGGCCACGCGCCGCATTGCCGACGAGCCCGCCTTCATTCTGCACAGCTATGACTGGAGCGAGTCCAGCCTGATCCTGGAATGCTTCACGCGCCACCATGGGCGCGTGGCGCTGGTCGCCAAGGGGGCGAAGAAGCCGACCTCCAACTTCCGCCCGGTGCTGCTGCCGCTGCAGCCGCTGCGCCTGGGCTGGACCTGGGGCGGCGAGGTAGGGCAGGGCGAGATCCATGCGCTCAAGGGCGCGGAATGGGTGGGTGGCCATGTCATGCCGGTGGGCGATGCGCTGCTGTCGGGCCTGTACCTGAACGAGCTGCTGATGCGCCTGCTGGCGCGCGAGGACACCCATGCCCCGCTGTTCGATCTGTACGCCGGCGTGGTGCGCGTGCTGGGCAGTGGCGAGCATGGCGAGGCGCTGGAGCCGGTGCTGCGCGCCTTCGAGCTGTTGCTGCTGCGCGAAATCGGCTTGCTGCCCGCGCTCGACACCGAGACCGCCACGCTGGCGCCGCTGGCCGACGCATCGCGCTACACCCTGCTGGCCGAGGGTGGCCTGCGCGCCGCCACGCCGGACGACCGCGCGGCGCTCTCCGGCGCGCAGTGGCAGGCGCTGCAGCGGTCGCTGGACGAGGATGGGGCGGCCAGCTATGGCGCCGTGCTGCGCGTTGTTGCCGGCCGTGGATTTGCCGCTGCGGCCGAGCTCAAGGCCCAATTGCGGGC